CACAAACGAGGCCACTGGTGATGTCAACTAGTTAATGCCGAATCGAACCGGTGTCCAGTCCGCGGAACGACGAAGGTGCCAATGAAACTCAGATCGTTGCGTTTCCTGAACACCTGTCGCGCAGCTTCCAACGAGTTTTCACATCGTTTGCGATCGCTGTGAGAGGGCTCAGTCAGTCGTTGTTACCGCCTGCAACGTGCGACATGGCGAGTCATACGTATCTCTGCGATACACGAACATTCGGTTTTCCAGGTTTTGTTGAAGCAAAGTCGGTAACAGAGTCTCGGTCAAGCCGCTTTCCATATTGCACAGAATGCCGATGTGCCTTAGCAGGGAACAGTCGTTGTTTAAATGGAGCAGGTGTTCCGGCAATTGGTACGCGAACCATTCGTCTAGATTGGATTTGGTGGCTCAAAATTGCTAATCACGATCGTTGAGCCAACGCACTCAATGGTAAAATCCAGACTCGCGTTGCTGTCTTCCCCGCAAGGCACTACGGTCTCACTCAAACAAAAATCTTACTATGTCAGCGACTATTCAAGCGAGCGTCGGTCGAAATCGAGGCAACAATGCGAGTAACCGACGACAAGACGTATTGACGATTCAGCAGTTGCTTAGCGAGGCCGCGATCCAACTTCAGAATGATTCTTACAATCCTGGCGATATCGACGGTTTGATTGCGACGCCGCCTCGTTCGTCGGCAACGGTTTCGGCGATCATTGCGTTCCAGAAGCGTTGGATGCGCAATGCTGATGGAGTTGTCGAACCTGGCCGTAAAACTCTTGCGATGTTGAACGAGACATCGCAAGGCCAATCAACACCGACAAAAACATCTGCGAGCTCCGTCAAAGCGGTTCCGGCTCCACACCCCGCGGCGACGGGAACACTTTCGTTGTCGAAAGCGTTTTTGGGTAAAGGGATGAGCGAGATCTGTCCGAGTGGCTACGCCGATACGTCCAATAATCACTGCGCTCATTTTGTCGGTCACGCGCTGGATATCAGAGTCGGATTGACTTGCCATGGGATGGCGAGCCGCAAAAAGCGAAAGGGTGAAAGTGCCAGTTTACGAGTTCACGAAATCTTTGCGGCGTGCCCCACGGTCAGTGAATACGATTCAAGCATGTTGGCTAAGAAAGGGCTGATGTTTGTCAGCGGAGTAAGCAACTTTGTCACCGCCAAGTCGGGTGTGACCAGCTTGCGAAATGTTCCCAAGAAGCATATCGGCATCCTGGTAGGCGGCAAAGTCTGGCACTACAGCAACTCCAGAAACAAGGTCGTCAGTCAGACGCCCGAAGAATTCATCAAACACTACCGCGGACAGAAGAACGCATTGTGGTTCGGCGACCTGCCCAAAGGAGCGATCAGGCAGTTCACTGTCTAGTGAACCGATCGTATCTGCGCTCGAGTCATTTTGTCGGCGATACGGTTGGCATCTGAGTGTTTTCACCGGTTCACGCTAGTTTAGAATTGAAAGGTCCAGTGAGAGTTTTCGTTTGGGCGAGTGAGCTTTGCGCGGCGAGTGGAACCGGGATCACAATTGTCTTCAATCAGTGCGGCGAGGTCGTCTAAAACAGGAATCGTATTCGCGAAGTAAGTGTGCCCCAGCAGATCAGCATTGAACGGGACCTCGATCGTGTCCAGGTTTGGAATGACCATCGGTGGCGGTAGCAGTCCTGCTCGCGGCGTGTGGGAGAGGAGGCGAGAGAATCCGAGGGCGCGGTCTTTTTTGCTCGCGTAGAGCGTCGCCCGCTTGCAAAACTGTTCGATCCCTTCCGTTTCATCTTTGAACGTCTGCTGAAAGACATCCGGAGCGGCGAAGACGATCTGTCCGATATCAAGGTTCTTGCAGGAGGCGATCTTTTCGAATGCTTTTTTCCAAGCTTGCAGTAGACCTCGATTGCCCATGCTGTGTGCGATGACGTGAAGAGTCCCTTCCAACTTCTGCAATCGCTCACACACCTGTTCAAGGGCCTTTCTGCTGCCAGAGATGACCTCGCCGTCTCCGTTGTATCGTGAGATAAAAGGGAAGAGGTTTCGGCTTGGCCAACTGAACGCAATCGTGGCTCCATCAATGCCTAGGTCGAATCCGAGTTGTCCGGCGCGAAGAATTGCATCGGCAAACGAGTTGTTAAAGCCGTGGATGAATAGC
This genomic interval from Stieleria sp. JC731 contains the following:
- a CDS encoding peptidoglycan-binding domain-containing protein, with the translated sequence MSATIQASVGRNRGNNASNRRQDVLTIQQLLSEAAIQLQNDSYNPGDIDGLIATPPRSSATVSAIIAFQKRWMRNADGVVEPGRKTLAMLNETSQGQSTPTKTSASSVKAVPAPHPAATGTLSLSKAFLGKGMSEICPSGYADTSNNHCAHFVGHALDIRVGLTCHGMASRKKRKGESASLRVHEIFAACPTVSEYDSSMLAKKGLMFVSGVSNFVTAKSGVTSLRNVPKKHIGILVGGKVWHYSNSRNKVVSQTPEEFIKHYRGQKNALWFGDLPKGAIRQFTV